The following nucleotide sequence is from Nothobranchius furzeri strain GRZ-AD chromosome 11, NfurGRZ-RIMD1, whole genome shotgun sequence.
CCATCATGCTTCCCTGGATCACATTTCCCTGAGCCTGCATCCGGATCTGGGAGAACAGAGACAGGCACAAAGCGAAACTTGAGAAAAGTCTGGTATCAAGCGCCAGCTATTAATTACAACGACTACACTGTCTGTCCTTGTTTGTTTCTTGGCTGTTGAGTCGGACCATCATGAAACATAATGTTCCCGACCTGCTGGGGCATGTGATGATCTACCAGAACAGTAAGGTGTCCCAGATAAAGGTTGGGCAAAATATTATCAGTGCAGTTAAGTTCCCGTGTCATTTACAGAACACCATGTTAGGCCTTTGAGGTTTCAGTCTAAAAATAGTGGTAAACAAGTGGGGTCGTGAAGGCACGTGAGGTCTTTTCCTCCAGAGGGCACGCTACCAAAATGAAACTACAGCTCCAACAGGATCTTCTGGACAAACTGCTGCACAGCTAGAGGGTAAAACACCATCAgacctgctctgctgcttcagATGCAAGACAGATAAGACAACTATCATGTATACAAACAGCTACCTTCAGCACATCTGTTGGGTTGGCAATGGAGGAGGAGATTACTCCAGAAAGAACACCACATGACACGTTAGTCAGCAAAGTCTCATCTGCAAGAGAACAGGAGGAAGGCTGTAACTGAGAACAGATCTGACACCACAGAACCCAGAAACGCTTTGGATCAGGAGCAGATGTTCTTTTATATGAAAAAGGGAGACAATGCTGAACGTGTTCAGACatggtatgtgcgtgtgtgtgtcagagtcAGACACATGCCTGCTGTGAACTTCAGGTGTCACCTCACAACAGCATTGCTGTGTGTATGCATGAGTTTAGAGgggaggagacacacacacacccctaccttCTGGCCTGTCAACAAGTAGGCGTTTAAAACTCTGGTATGTACCAATCTTTATGGTCCCATAGGAGGCCTGGCGCAGCATCGCTGGAGCAATTCTGCAAAAATCAGGTTTATTTTTTACTAAAAGCTGCACAAAGTAAACAAAGCACTGCGGTGAGAAACGAGTGAAGATGACTGACTGACCCTGAGTAAAGCGCCCGGAGCCCCTCCTCTCTTCCTACCCGCAGCATAGCGTGGAGCATGCCTCTGTAGCGGATCTCACGGTACTTGCTGTCCCCCACCTGGCCCTGGACTTGGAGACGCGTCTTGGCCAAGTCGATCGGAAATGTCCCTGCAACACCAGGCTTTGTTATCAACTCATTTCAACCAcagcctcttttttttttttatcaactcAAGAGCAGCCCGCACGCGCACGGCCCTCCTCCACGCGCCATCACTCACCACATTCCGCCGTCACAGACGCTAACCCGCCGAAAACGAACGGCTTCCAGTTGATGCTAGACATGTTCTCCGGCCGCGAACCGAGTCTCAGCCCCAGGACGAACCGAACCGGGCAGAATACGGTCGCTCCGTCGTGAGAGCGGTGTTTAGTCCATCCACGCCACCCGGCCCCTTCAGACCTGAAGACGGATTAGCCCCGCCCACCTGCCGCTTCTTCACGTTTCACTATTTTGAATCTGaaaagtaattttttttatttgaaacctTTACTTTATTGTTGTGTAAGGTCACAATTACATTATTTGATGTCATTTCCAGTCAAATAGTTTCCCCTCATGTCAATATTTCTTATTTAATTTAGCTTGATCTCACTTTTGTCCAGTTTGATCAACTACTTTTTAATCtctttaaattttttttcttctgttcggCACAACTCTTTTTTAACTTAACCATTTGCGTTCAACTCCAGACATAAGTCTGGGTGACGAGGACTGGTAAATGTTCTTGTGGtgtcaccaagcccccacaatgcgggtcaaaaattgagtccaatgcttagcaaaataaataaataaatatgtatcgcttacattatatcacagttcatgataagacaatcacttttacggatttctgacaaatcatacataatttctgaatggggaaaactctggaaagcatcTTTGAAGTTCttgtaaaatgtttttgtgtgctaatgcatcgacatatacatatatggaccatgggtttccataggctccaataacaagtttttgaagagaaatgggaggtgtacaccaccgccattttgaccgtgtcacaggttccgtcaagcccagacaattccacaaaagggaagagtggaggagctgagggtggggctgtaaggctgggatcaactgac
It contains:
- the LOC107384301 gene encoding kidney mitochondrial carrier protein 1, which translates into the protein MSSINWKPFVFGGLASVTAECGTFPIDLAKTRLQVQGQVGDSKYREIRYRGMLHAMLRVGREEGLRALYSGIAPAMLRQASYGTIKIGTYQSFKRLLVDRPEDETLLTNVSCGVLSGVISSSIANPTDVLKIRMQAQGNVIQGSMMGNFIHIYQEEGTRGLWKGVSLTAQRAAIVVGVELPIYDITKKHLIRSGYMGDTVCTHFLSSFVCGLAGALASNPVDVVRTRMMNQRGGALYQGTLDCLLQTWRLEGFMALYKGFFPNWLRLGPWNIIFFLTYEQLKNLNV